The Amycolatopsis endophytica genome includes the window GAGGAGGAGGCGTTCCTGCAGACCCTCACCAGCGGTTCGCGGATCTTCGACCTGGCCGCGGACGAGACCAAGAAGGCCGGCGGCAACGTGCTGGCCGGCGACCGCGCCTTCCAGCTGCACGACACCTACGGCTTCCCGATCGACCTGACCCTGGAGATGGCCTCCGAGCAGGGCCTCACGGTCGACGAGGACGGCTTCCGGACGCTGATGAACGAGCAGCGCCAGCGCGCGAAGGCCGACGCCGCCGCCCGCAAGAAGGGGCACGGCGACCTCTCGGTCTACCGCGAGCTGCTGGAGCGGCACGGCGAGACCGACTTCCTCGGCTACACCGACCTGCAGGCCACCGCCAAGGTCATCGGCCTGCTCAAGAACGGGCAGGGCGTGCCGGTGGCGCGCGAGGGCGACAAGGCCGAGCTGATCCTCGACCGCACCCCGTTCTACGCCGAAAGCGGTGGTCAGGTCGCCGACACCGGTGTGCTGCTGGGTTCCGGCGGCGAGGCCAAGGTCGTCGACGTGCAGAAGATCGTGCCCGGCCTGTGGGTGCACCGCGTCGAGGTGGTCGCGGGCGAGATCGCACTGGACACCGAGGTGACGGGTTCGGTGGACCAGACCCGCCGCGGCTCGATCGCGCGCTCGCACTCGGCCACCCACCTGGTGCACGCCGCGGTGCGCGGGGCCTACGGCCGCCGTGCCGCGCAGGCCGGTTCGCTGAACTCGCCGGGGCGCATGCGGTTCGACTTCACCACGCCCGGCCCGGTCTCGGCCGACGTGCTGACCGAGGTCGAGGAGGAGGTCAACGACTACCTCCAGAACGACGTCGAGGTGCAGTCCTACACCACGACCAAGGACAAGGCGCTGGAGCTGGGCGCGGTCGCGCTGTTCGGCGAGAAGTACGGCGACAACGTCCGCGTCGTGGACATGGGCGACTACTCGCGCGAGCTGTGCGGTGGCACCCACGTGGGCCGCATCGGTGAACTGGGCCTGGTGAAGCTGGTGTCGGACTCCTCGATCGGCTCCGGTGTGCACCGCGTCGAGGCGCTGGTCGGCACCGACGCGCTCAAGCACGTGCGCAAGGAACAGCTGCTGGTCTCGCAGCTGGCGAGCACCTTCAAGGTGCCCAGTGAGCAGCTGCCCTCCCGTATCGAGGACGTGCTGTCGCGCCTGCGCAACGCGGAGAAGGAGATCGCCCAGCTGCGCACCCGGCAGGTGCTCGGCTCGGCCGGATCGCTGGCGGACAAGGCGGCCGACGTCGCGGGCATCTCGCTCGTCGCGGAGAAGGTCGACGGCGACATCGACGCGGGCGCGCTGCGCTCGCTGACCCAGGAGGTCCGCAACCGGCTGGGTTCGCGGCCGGGCGTGGTCGCGCTGTTCGCGCCGCAGGGCGACAAGCTCAGCTTCGTCGTCGCCACCACGGCCGCGGCCCGCGACAGGGGCTTCGCCGCGGGCAAGCTGGTGCCCTCCTTCGCCGAGGCCGTCGGCGGGCGCGGCGGCGGCAAGCCGGACCTCGCGCAGGGCGGTGGCGGCAACCCGGCGGGCATCGAGCAGGCCATCACGGCGCTGCGTGGCGCGGTCGCGGCCGGGTGAGCCCGCGGAAACCGGACCGCCCCGGGGAGCACGATCCCGGGGCAGGCCGGCGACTGGGCGTCGACGTCGGATCTGTCCGGGTCGGCGTCGCGCTCAGCGATCCGGCGCCCGTGCTCGCCACTCCTCTGGTTACCCTGTCGCGTGATGCGCACAGCGACAGCGATCTCGAGCAGTTGGCCGCACTGGTGGCCGAACACGAGGTGGTGGAGGTGATCGTGGGACTGCCCCGCACGCTCGCCGACCGCCACGGCTCGGCCGCGCAGATCGCCGCCGGGTACGCCGACGCGCTGGCCGGGCGGATCGCGCCGGTCCCGGTGCGGCTCGCCGATGAGCGCCTCACCACGGTGAGCGCCTCCCGCATGCTGTCCCAGCGCGGCGTCAAGGGCCGCAAGCAGCGTGCCGTGGTCGACCAGGCCGCGGCCGTGGAGATCCTGCAGGGCTGGCTCGACGGCCGGGCCGCCCACCGCGCCCGGGCAGGTGAGGCGTGACCCACTCCGAGCCTCCGCGCCCCGGTTCGCCGCGGCGCCGCCCGTCCGCGCCCCCGACACCACCGCCGCCCCCGCCGCGCGGCGGGGAGCGCGCCACGCCCTCCCGCCGGGCCGGTGCGCCCCGGCACGCGCGGTCCGAACCGCCGCCGACCCCGCCGCCCGCGGCGCCGCCGACCCCGCCGCCCGCGGCGCCGCCGACCCAGCCGCCCGCGGCGCCGCCGACCCCGGTCCCGCCACGGCGCCCCGCACCGCGCTCGCAGGGCCGCCCGGTGCCGCCGGACCAGGGGATGGACCTGTTCGAGGAACCTCCGGAGCCGGTCGAGCGCCGTCGCCGCCCGCAGCCGCCGCGCCGTCCCGCGCCCGTGGAGCCGCCACCCGAAGTGAACCCGCGCGCGCGGCGACCGCCGCGTTCCCAGCGCCGTCCCGCGCCGCCGGACCACGGTCTCGACCTGTTCGAAGACCGCATCCAGCAGCCGCGGCGTCCCCGCCGTCCGCAGCCGCCGGGGGACGAGTCGCCGACCGAGATCATCCACCTCGAAGACGACTACTCCTACGACGACTACGACGACTACCCGGAGAACGCCGACGAGGAGCGCGCCGAGCCCGAGTACATCGAGCCGGACGACCCGGACGACGAGCCGCCGGTCAAGCGCGGGCGCAAACCGGTGCGCTGGCTGGTCGCGCTCGTCGTGCTGGCCCTGATCGGCGGCGGCGCGTGGTACGGCATCGACGCCGTCTTCGGGTACGAGGACTTCGAGGGTGCCGGCGAGTCCGACGTCCTGATCGAGATCAGCGCGGGCGACTCGACCGGCGCGATCGGCCAGGAGCTGGCCGGTGCCGGCGTGGTGGCCAGCGCGAAGGCGTTCGTGAAGGCCAGCGAGGACAACTCGAAGGTGCTGAGCCTGCAGCCGGGCTACTACGTCGTGAAGACGAAGATGTCCGGCGCCGCGGCCGTGGAAAAGCTGACCCAGGCCGGGTCCCGCGTCGGCGTGCTGCAGGTGCGGGCGGGCACCCAGCTGGACGACATCAACCAGCCCGACAACAGCGTCACCCCGGGCGTGTTCACGCTGCTGTCGAAGGCTTCCTGCGCCGAGCTCAACGGCCAGAGCACGTGCATCCCGGTGCAGCAGCTGCGGGACACGGCGGCTCGGGCCGACCTGGTGTCGCTGGGCGTGCCGGACTGGGCCGCGTCGGTGGCCTCCGCCTCGACCGACCCCCGCCGCATCGAAGGGCTCGTCGCTCCCGGCGTGTACGACGTCAAACCCGGGTGGTCGGCGGAGGAGCTGCTGGGTTATGTGCTCAGGACTTCGGCGACGCGGATCCAGGCGGCCGGGCTGTCGGCGGCCTCGAACTTCCAGGGCCGGACGCCGTACGAGACGCTGATCGTCGCCTCGCTCGTCGAGCGCGAGGGCGTGAAGCAGGACTTCGAGAACATCTCGCAGGTGATCTACAACCGGCTCACCCAGAACATGCGGCTGCAGCTGGACTCGACGGTGAACTACCTGCTGGACAAGCCGGTGATCACCACGACGGACGCGGACCGTGAGCGGCCCGGCCCGTACAACACCTACAAGGTCAACGGGCTGCCGCCGACGCCGATCTCCTCGCCCAGCCTGGAGGCGATCCAGGCCGCGGAGGAACCCACGCAGGGCAACTACGTGTACTTCGTGAAGTGTGAGAAGAACGGGCTGTCGTGCTTCGCGGCGGATCTCGCGGAGCACCAGGTGAACAAGAACCTGGCGAGGGAACGCGGTGCCTACTGACCGCAAGGCGGCCGTCCTGGGCAAACCGGTGGCGCATTCGCTGTCCCCGGTCCTGCACGGCGCGGCCTACGAGGCGCTGGGCCTGACCGGCTGGACCTACGAGCGGGTCGAGGTCGACGCCGCCGGGCTGCCGGTGTTCGTGCGCGGCCTCGGTCCCGAGTGGGCCGGCCTGTCGGTCACCATGCCGGGCAAGCGGGCCGCGCTGGAGTACGCGGACGAGGCGACACCGGTGGCGGTCGCCGCCGGTGCCGCGAACACGCTGGTGCGCACCGAGTCCGGCTGGCTGGCCGACTGCACCGACGTGGACGGGGTCGCCGGGGCACTGCGGTGCGCCGGCGGCTTCACCGGGGGCGACACCGGGGTCATCCTCGGCGCCGGGGGCACGGCGGCCGCCACGGTCGTGGCGTTCGCGTCGCTGGGCATCCGGCGTGCGGTGCTGGTCGTGCGGGAGCCCGCGCGGGCGCGCGAAACCGTCGATGCCGCGGGCCGGGCCGGGATCGAGGCGGACGTGCGCCGGTGGGCCGACGCGGACTTCGGCGAGCTCGCCGCGGACTCGGCCGTGCTGGTGAACACGGTGCCGCCGTCGGCGGTCGAGGACCTGGCGGCGGAGCTGGCCGGGGCGCCGTGCGTGCTCGACGTGATCTACCACCCGTGGCCGACGCCGCTGGCGGAGGCGGTCGCCGCACGCGGCGGGCAGGCCGCGACCGGGCTGGACATGTTGCTGCACCAGGCGTTCCGGCAGGTCGAGCACTTCACCGGCAGCCCGGCGCCGCGCGAGGCGATGCGGGACGCGCTGCGCGAGGCGACGGGCGGCATCCTCCCGCTGCCGCTGGGCTAGCGTTGTGCCCATGAAGATCGTGGTGCTGGACGACTATCAGGACGTCGCGCGGGGTCTCGCGGACTGGGATTCGCTGGGGGCCGAGGTCGAGGTGATCACCTCGCACCTCGGTGACCACGACGAGCTGGTCCGGCGGCTGGCCGGGGCTGAGGTCGTCGTCGCGATGCGGGAGCGGACCCGGTTCCCCGCCGCGCTGCTGGAGCAGCTGACCGATCTCAAGCTGCTGGTCAGCACCGGGCACCGGAACGCGGCGATCGACCTCAAGGCGACGGAGCGGCTGGGCATCACGGTCTGCGGCACCGGCTACCTGCCGTACCCGACGGCCGAGCACACGTGGGCGCTCATCCTCGCGGCGCACCGGCACCTGGAGACCGAGCTGGCCACGATGCGTGAGGGCACCTGGCAGTCCACCGTGGGCACCGGGTTGCACGGCAGGACGCTCGGCCTGCTCGGGCTCGGCAACCTCGGCCAGCGGGTCGCCACCGTCGGTCAGGCGTTCGGCATGGAAACCATCGCCTGGAGCCAGAACCTGACCGCCGAGCGCGCGAGCGAGCACGGGGTGACGGCGGTGTCCAAAGAGGACCTGTTCGCCCGTTCCGATGTCCTGTCCGTGCACCTGGTGCTGTCCAAGCGCACCCGCGGGCTGGTCGGGGCCGCCGAACTGGCGTCGATGAAGCGGGGCGCGCTGCTGGTGAACACCTCGCGCGGGCCCATCGTCGACGAGCAGGCGTTGCTGGAAGCGTTGCGGTCGCAGCGGATCCACGCGGCCCTGGACGTGTACGACACCGAACCGCTGCCCGCCGACCACCCGCTGCGCGCGATGCGCAACGCGACGCTGACCCCGCACCTGGGCTACGTGACGCGCGAAGTCTACGAGATCTTCTACCGCGACGCGGTCGAGGACATCGCGGCCTGGCAGGCGGGACAGCCGGTCCGGATCATGACACTCTGACGCCCCCACCTCCCGCCGGAAGCAGCAAACACGCCGCTCCGGGCGCCGTGTTTGCCGTTGCGGGCGCCGTGTTGGCTGTTGCGGGCGCCGTGTTGGCTGTTGCGGGGCGCCGCGTGGTGGTCAGCCGCGGAGTTCGGCCAGTACCGCGTCCGTGAAGGGCGGCCACGCCTCGATCGCCCACGGGCCGAAGTCGAGATCGGTCAGCACCACGCATGCGGCGCCGGCGTCGGGGTCGGCCCAGAGGAACGTGCCGGACTGCCCGAAATGCCCGAACGTGCGCGGCGAGCTGTCCGATCCGGTCCAGTGTGGGCTCTTGTGGTCGCGGATCTCGAAGCCCAGCCCCCAGTCGTTGGGCTTCTGGTGTCCCAGCCCGGGCAGCACGCCGCTCAGACCGGGGAACGCGACGGAGGTCGCGGCGGTCACGGTGGCCGGGTCGAGCAGCTTGGGCGCCTGCAGTTCCGCCGCGAACCGCATCAGATCGTCCACGGTGGACACCCCGCCCGCGCCGGGGGAGCCCTCCAGGCGGGTGGCCGACATCCCGAGCGGCGCCAGCAGCGCCTCGGACAGGTAGTCGGCGAACGGGATCCCGGAGTGCTCGGTCAGCGCGTCGGCCAGAACCGCGAACCCGGCGTTGGAGTACATGCGCCGCGTGCCGGGGCGGGCCATCACGCGGTCGGAGTCGAACCCGAGACCGGCGGTGTGCGCGAGCAGGTGCCGGACGGTCGAACCTTCCGGGCCGGCCGGCGTGTCCAGCTCGACCACGCCCTCCTCGATCGCGATCAGCGCCGAATACGCGGTGAGCAGTTTGGTCACCGACGCCAGCCGGAACGGGCGGGCGGTGTCGCCGTGGCTTCCCGCCACCGTCCCGTCCGCCCGCACCACGGCCGCCGCCGCGTGCTCGGACGGCCACTGCTCGATCTGCTCCAGACTGCGCATACCGCCACCCTAAACGGCGGCTGCCCCGAGCCAGGGACAGCCGCCGCCGGGTTCAGGCGTCCAGGTCGCTCGCGACGAGGTCGGCCACGGCGTCGACCGCCTCCTGAGCCCCGTCGCCCTCGGCCGAGATGACCACCTCGTCGCCGTGGCCCGCCGCCAGCGTCATCAGGCTGAGCAGGCTCCCGGCCGGCACCGGGGTGACGCCGTCCTTGGTGATCGTCACCGGCACCGCCTGGGCGGCCGCGGTCTTCGCGACCAGCGCGGCCGGCCGGGCGTGCAGGCCCACCTTGCTGGCCACCGTCACACGTCGTTGCGGCATGTCGTCCTTTTCCTCACTTTTCCGGGGTGCTGACGTCGGCGGCGGGCTCGGCGTCGTCCTCCCGGCCCGGCGTCCGCAGGTTCCACTTCGTGATGACCCATTTGAACAGGAAGTAGTAGATCGCCGCGTACACCAGGCCGATCGGGATCAGCAACCACGCCCGGTTCGCCGCCGGCGCGCTGAAGTTCAGCGCGAAGTCGATCGCACCGGCGGAGAACGAGAACCCGAGATGGATGTCCAGCGCGTTGCAGATCGCCAGCGAGACACCGGTCAGCACCGCGTGGATCAGGTACAGCGGCCATGCGACGAACATGAACGCGAACTCGATCGGCTCGGTGACACCGGTCAGGAACGAGGTGAACGCGGCGGCGATCATGATGCCGCCGACCACCTTGCGCTGACCCGGCCGCGCGGTCTTCCAGATCGCCAGCGCGGCCGCGGGCAGCGCGAACATGAAGATCGGGAAGAAGCCGGTGGTGAACGCACCCGCCGTCGGGATGCCATCGAAGAAGTTGTTGATGTCACCGCCGTCGAAGATGAACCACACCGGCACGTTGAGCAGCTGGTGCAGGCCGACCGGCAGCAGGAGCCGGTTGAGCACACCGTAGATGCCGCCGCCGGCCACCGCGTTGCCGGTGACGCCGTCACCGATCCACTGGATCGCGTTGTCGACCGCCGGGAACACCAGCCCGGCGATGACGCCGATCACGATCAGGACCAGCGAGTTGATGATCGGCACGAACCGGCGCCCGCCGAAGAACGCGAGGTAGGGCGGGAGCTTGATGCGGTGGAAGCGCTGCCACAGCACCGCGGTCACGAG containing:
- the alaS gene encoding alanine--tRNA ligase; this translates as METHEINKRFLAHFQGKDHTPVPSASLILDDPTLLFVNAGMVQFKPYFLGEVPPPYPRATSIQKCVRTGDIDEVGKTTRHNTFFQMAGNFSFGDYFKEGAIANAWELITKSQDDGGFGFDPERIWVTVYENDSEAAGLWQKVAGIPSERIQARNGLDNYWDMGVPGPGGPCSEIYYDRGPEFGRDGGPVVDEDRYLEIWNLVFMQDVRGEQSPKYGHPPVGELPKKNIDTGMGVERVAYLLQGVENVYETDLVRPVIARAEEFSGRRYGADHTDDVRFRVIADHARSGVMLIGDGVTPGNEARGYVLRRLLRRIVRSVRLLGVHEPVLTEFAAVVRDAMAPSYPEIARDFDRISEVMRVEEEAFLQTLTSGSRIFDLAADETKKAGGNVLAGDRAFQLHDTYGFPIDLTLEMASEQGLTVDEDGFRTLMNEQRQRAKADAAARKKGHGDLSVYRELLERHGETDFLGYTDLQATAKVIGLLKNGQGVPVAREGDKAELILDRTPFYAESGGQVADTGVLLGSGGEAKVVDVQKIVPGLWVHRVEVVAGEIALDTEVTGSVDQTRRGSIARSHSATHLVHAAVRGAYGRRAAQAGSLNSPGRMRFDFTTPGPVSADVLTEVEEEVNDYLQNDVEVQSYTTTKDKALELGAVALFGEKYGDNVRVVDMGDYSRELCGGTHVGRIGELGLVKLVSDSSIGSGVHRVEALVGTDALKHVRKEQLLVSQLASTFKVPSEQLPSRIEDVLSRLRNAEKEIAQLRTRQVLGSAGSLADKAADVAGISLVAEKVDGDIDAGALRSLTQEVRNRLGSRPGVVALFAPQGDKLSFVVATTAAARDRGFAAGKLVPSFAEAVGGRGGGKPDLAQGGGGNPAGIEQAITALRGAVAAG
- the ruvX gene encoding Holliday junction resolvase RuvX; the protein is MSPRKPDRPGEHDPGAGRRLGVDVGSVRVGVALSDPAPVLATPLVTLSRDAHSDSDLEQLAALVAEHEVVEVIVGLPRTLADRHGSAAQIAAGYADALAGRIAPVPVRLADERLTTVSASRMLSQRGVKGRKQRAVVDQAAAVEILQGWLDGRAAHRARAGEA
- the mltG gene encoding endolytic transglycosylase MltG, yielding MTHSEPPRPGSPRRRPSAPPTPPPPPPRGGERATPSRRAGAPRHARSEPPPTPPPAAPPTPPPAAPPTQPPAAPPTPVPPRRPAPRSQGRPVPPDQGMDLFEEPPEPVERRRRPQPPRRPAPVEPPPEVNPRARRPPRSQRRPAPPDHGLDLFEDRIQQPRRPRRPQPPGDESPTEIIHLEDDYSYDDYDDYPENADEERAEPEYIEPDDPDDEPPVKRGRKPVRWLVALVVLALIGGGAWYGIDAVFGYEDFEGAGESDVLIEISAGDSTGAIGQELAGAGVVASAKAFVKASEDNSKVLSLQPGYYVVKTKMSGAAAVEKLTQAGSRVGVLQVRAGTQLDDINQPDNSVTPGVFTLLSKASCAELNGQSTCIPVQQLRDTAARADLVSLGVPDWAASVASASTDPRRIEGLVAPGVYDVKPGWSAEELLGYVLRTSATRIQAAGLSAASNFQGRTPYETLIVASLVEREGVKQDFENISQVIYNRLTQNMRLQLDSTVNYLLDKPVITTTDADRERPGPYNTYKVNGLPPTPISSPSLEAIQAAEEPTQGNYVYFVKCEKNGLSCFAADLAEHQVNKNLARERGAY
- a CDS encoding shikimate dehydrogenase; the encoded protein is MPTDRKAAVLGKPVAHSLSPVLHGAAYEALGLTGWTYERVEVDAAGLPVFVRGLGPEWAGLSVTMPGKRAALEYADEATPVAVAAGAANTLVRTESGWLADCTDVDGVAGALRCAGGFTGGDTGVILGAGGTAAATVVAFASLGIRRAVLVVREPARARETVDAAGRAGIEADVRRWADADFGELAADSAVLVNTVPPSAVEDLAAELAGAPCVLDVIYHPWPTPLAEAVAARGGQAATGLDMLLHQAFRQVEHFTGSPAPREAMRDALREATGGILPLPLG
- a CDS encoding D-2-hydroxyacid dehydrogenase family protein, producing the protein MKIVVLDDYQDVARGLADWDSLGAEVEVITSHLGDHDELVRRLAGAEVVVAMRERTRFPAALLEQLTDLKLLVSTGHRNAAIDLKATERLGITVCGTGYLPYPTAEHTWALILAAHRHLETELATMREGTWQSTVGTGLHGRTLGLLGLGNLGQRVATVGQAFGMETIAWSQNLTAERASEHGVTAVSKEDLFARSDVLSVHLVLSKRTRGLVGAAELASMKRGALLVNTSRGPIVDEQALLEALRSQRIHAALDVYDTEPLPADHPLRAMRNATLTPHLGYVTREVYEIFYRDAVEDIAAWQAGQPVRIMTL
- a CDS encoding serine hydrolase domain-containing protein — encoded protein: MRSLEQIEQWPSEHAAAAVVRADGTVAGSHGDTARPFRLASVTKLLTAYSALIAIEEGVVELDTPAGPEGSTVRHLLAHTAGLGFDSDRVMARPGTRRMYSNAGFAVLADALTEHSGIPFADYLSEALLAPLGMSATRLEGSPGAGGVSTVDDLMRFAAELQAPKLLDPATVTAATSVAFPGLSGVLPGLGHQKPNDWGLGFEIRDHKSPHWTGSDSSPRTFGHFGQSGTFLWADPDAGAACVVLTDLDFGPWAIEAWPPFTDAVLAELRG
- a CDS encoding HPr family phosphocarrier protein; the protein is MPQRRVTVASKVGLHARPAALVAKTAAAQAVPVTITKDGVTPVPAGSLLSLMTLAAGHGDEVVISAEGDGAQEAVDAVADLVASDLDA
- a CDS encoding PTS transporter subunit EIIC, which translates into the protein MAGLQRFGRSLMLPIATLPAAGLLSRLGQDDLLGPDGLGWNKVAEVLAAAGGGLFDWLPLLFAVGIAVGFARKGDGSTGVAAVVGFVVFNKVVQVFAPIDELEGFGDGWWLQPIKWPYSVLGGIIVGLVTAVLWQRFHRIKLPPYLAFFGGRRFVPIINSLVLIVIGVIAGLVFPAVDNAIQWIGDGVTGNAVAGGGIYGVLNRLLLPVGLHQLLNVPVWFIFDGGDINNFFDGIPTAGAFTTGFFPIFMFALPAAALAIWKTARPGQRKVVGGIMIAAAFTSFLTGVTEPIEFAFMFVAWPLYLIHAVLTGVSLAICNALDIHLGFSFSAGAIDFALNFSAPAANRAWLLIPIGLVYAAIYYFLFKWVITKWNLRTPGREDDAEPAADVSTPEK